Genomic DNA from Methanosarcina sp. MTP4:
TTCCTGTGGCAGGGGTCAAAAGAGCCGGAGAATACGAGTTTTATCTCTTCAGGCTTTATCTCTTCTGGAGCTTTTTTTGCGTCTTCGATTTCCTCATCAAAATTGATCCTTGCCATCCCAGCTGTTTCACGAGGACTGTCCGGGCTGAACCTCTGCTGTCTCAGAAGATCTCCTACCGCCCCGGAAACTGAAGCATATTTTTCAAAAACTTCTTCTTTTTTTCTTTCCCCTTCTGCTGCCTCAACACCGGTTCCGATTTCACCTGGCATTCCGATCCCATTCGGCAAATCAATTTCAGGAACACCGCAGTAGCGGGCGAGCACATTGAGAATCAGGGCTGCAGCAATCTTTTCTTCCTCTTCCCTTGTCCGGTCCACTGTCAGTTCAAGGGTTCTGACCCCGGTTTCACGATATGCCTGTATGGCAACATGGACTTCGTGTTTTCTTCCTTCCCGCTCGTTTGCCGCCTTGAGCTTGCAGGTCGCTCCGATCCCGATTACGTCCTGATCTGTGGAGCCGTCGGAGCCGTCGGAGCCTTTTGACAGTTCAAGAGCTCGCTGGTAGGCAACCATTGCCATGAGCCTTGCGGTTTTCTCCGAGCAGTACTTCTCAGGTTTTCTTCCGAGGAAGCGGTCCATCGCCTCCATACCGTATGGGACAAACGCGTCCAGTACTGTTGCCGAGCCGCTGCCGTGCCGGAGCAATTCCCCAATAACTTCGGCTCCGCCGCCGGTTATTGCCAGAACTACTTTGCAGGAGGATTCGTGGATCTGGAAAATGCGTTCAAGAAGTATGCTGTTTTCATCTGCAGCCGATTTATCTGCCATCAATAAGGTGGATACACTTGATAAGATTATAAATATTATTATTCACGCAAGGTTGATGTTCGAAATTTCAGGTGTCAGGTATTCAGGGTTCAGTGTTCAAGAATCTGTATTTCGATCTCCGGTTCCTCAAGTTTCGGATCTTCAAGTATCAGGTGGCTTGCTATTTTCGGATATTTCGGTGCCGTGAAACCGGGTTTCGATTTGATTTTCAGGTACCGGCGTTCTCAACGGCCGCAGAGCGCAGCGAGGCGGACGGCTTTTCCAGAAATTCTGACAGAGCTAAAGTTATGAAAAAAAATAAGTGTGTCCAGTTTTTTTAATTTTCCATTTAAATGCGAATTATTTAATTATATTCTCATTTAGCTGGAAATTGTTAGTTGGTATGAATCTGATTTCTTCTGTCAATGTGGAATTTTCGCCACATGATATATAATATATGTGAACATTTTCCCACATATTCTGAATTCGACTGAGATTTCTTTTTAACTCCCATATTTTTTTAATTCATTCTCATAATACTCTTCGCTCAATCTCTCCACCTCTCCAAGAATCGGGATATAGAGCCCTTCGTCTGCAAGTATGTCAAGTCTTTCTCCTACCCATGTTATCCAAACATTCTGCCCACTTAACCTGATCTGGTTTTTGAGTTCATCAAGAATTATTTCCCACTCGATGCCTCTTTTTGCAAGAGAAATGCAGTCTTCAATGTCTCCACTCCTTTCGGTCATTGTCTTGAATAAGAAAACGTCTTCATTGGAGCAGAGATAAACAGCAAGTCTGTCCAGAACTAAATATTCTCTGGCCCTTTCAACCATTGAATCCGTGACCGAAAACTTCCCGCAGACACTTGTCTGGAAGAGATCTATTCTAAAATCTTCCCTCTCCAGGACCTGGCTGACATTCATATGGATGTATTCAGCTCCTGGTTTTGTACTTTTGAAACCAAGGCTGTTAAGGGTATTTTCAAACAGTTTAAAGTCATGCATGTTTCGGACGACAAGGTCTATATCTTTTGTTGCAGGCTTGAGGCCCTGTTCCAGAAGTACTGTCCCGCCAATAACAAAAATTTCAAGTTTTTCAGTTTCAGGAGTTATATGTAAGGAGCTATCAATTTCTCTAAAAAGGCTCTGGATTTCTTCTACGCTCTCTATCATTGTTCCTTCCCTCCCTTGATCTCAATCCCATACATCTCAGCCTTTTCCTTTATTTCTTCAAAATCAGGATATCCCTTGATCCTTTCCCCCTGCAAAACAAGCTCCAGGTTCTTAACTATCTTATGTTTCACATCCTTCAGTTCTTCCTCATACTTACAGTAGTACAGTGCAAGGAATATGAGATGCCTGACAGAAGGCTCTTTTTCCGTAACATAAAGCGCATGCCTGAAGATATCTTCTCTTGTGAGCTCTTTTTCCGGTGCTTTATCCGAATAGTAATAATAGGTGGTTGGCAAAAGGAGCTTGATCCCTTCCTTTTCGAAGACCGAGAACCCCGTCTTTTCCCCTGAATCCCCTCCGTACTTATTCGAATAGATGACCTCATCCCTGCCCCTGTAGTATATCACCGAATTATAAGGCACCCACGGGTCAAGCAGCCTTTCGATATTCCTTATTTCCCTCAGCAGGCCTGCAACATCTCCCCAGAGCCTTTCATTGAGTACATACCGTTCCCCGTCTTTTTTTACCAGGCTTATTTTCAGGGCTTTTTTCAGGAAAGCATAGACCGTGCTCTTTTTCACATCCGCTTCTTCGGTGATTTCATTCACAGTTTTTGCTTCGAGCAGGGAGATGAGTATCGGGGTTCCGGAATCTGCCAGAACGGGTATCAAATTCGGGTAGGAATCGAGAATCCGGGTAAGCCTGACCATCAACGTGCTTTTTTTCGGGACGATTTCTCCATCTGAGAGGGCTGCAAGGTCTTTTCCCTCAAGCTTTTGCACGATTCGGTAGATGTGTTTTTCACTTTTGTTGAGAGCTTCGGCTACGGTGCTTATTGAGGTGTTGCCTTTTGCGAGTTCTGCGATGGTTTGGAGTTCGGTTCTGGAAAAATACATTAATTCCAATTATATGCGAATATGATATAAGTTTTCGCTTTTTAGTGGAAAATTAACTGGGTGGTAGTTTGGCATTCTGTGTGGAAAGTCAGTTCATTAGGTAGGTAGGTAGATTGTGCAGCAAGCCGCTGCACAATTTTGTAAATCCTTCCCTCGGCAGATAAGCAACCTGAAGTGTTTCAGGCTCAATTGTCTCCGCAGTGCGGAGACAATTCACTCATTGAATTGTCGCCTCAGTGCGGCGACAATTTCTTTGTGAGATATATAAATCAGTTCACGGCACCAAGAAGGATCTCCTGAGGGCAATCCCCGGGGAATTATCAGGCAAAGTTCTCGTATGCTGGTGCTGGCCCGATCAATGCCATGGGGACATACTGGCATACCTGGCTAACAACCCGGACAGGATCGAAGAATTCAGGCAGGGGAAAAATCCGATGAAGGGGAAGGTCCAGTCGACTCTGGGGAGTTTTGAATGAGGGAGGAGAGACAGCCTGATTCTAAAGTTTTGTATATGCATAAGGTTGCGTG
This window encodes:
- a CDS encoding nucleotidyltransferase: MIESVEEIQSLFREIDSSLHITPETEKLEIFVIGGTVLLEQGLKPATKDIDLVVRNMHDFKLFENTLNSLGFKSTKPGAEYIHMNVSQVLEREDFRIDLFQTSVCGKFSVTDSMVERAREYLVLDRLAVYLCSNEDVFLFKTMTERSGDIEDCISLAKRGIEWEIILDELKNQIRLSGQNVWITWVGERLDILADEGLYIPILGEVERLSEEYYENELKKYGS
- a CDS encoding DUF4326 domain-containing protein → MRRQFLCEIYKSVHGTKKDLLRAIPGELSGKVLVCWCWPDQCHGDILAYLANNPDRIEEFRQGKNPMKGKVQSTLGSFE